One part of the Solanum dulcamara chromosome 3, daSolDulc1.2, whole genome shotgun sequence genome encodes these proteins:
- the LOC129882435 gene encoding lectin-domain containing receptor kinase VI.3-like, with the protein MDNPYCLVNLALIFCTILVKAQSFDFVYNGFNNSDIIRDGVAIINPSGALKLTNRSYNVIGHAFHPNPVPIFNSSTKNVSSFSTYFVFAIVPLKKTFGGFGLAFTLSPSPGFPGAEGDHFLGVLNKTNNGKDTNHIFMVEFDTVDGHDEGVDTDGNHIGINTNSMKSIASQPANYYVNGTSKTEEVYLQTGESIQAWIDYDGVNKVVNVTISPMDVLKPITPLISKVVDLSPVLNETMYAGFSAATGDKASSHYILGWSFRLNGAAGPLNLDKLPVAPPEVITSSKNSHLKRILIGTFCSAVILLLGASYIYRRMRQHEVLEDWELDCPHRFRYRDLYKATRGFKDSGLIGVGGFGAVYKGVLPTNGAEVAVKKISSNSLQGMREFAAEIESLGRLRHKHLINLQGWCKNKNDLLLVYDFVPNGSLDSLLYRQKRDIVLTWDQRFNIIKGIAAGLLYLHEEWDQVVIHRDVKSSNVLIDGEMNGRLGDFGLARLYDHGKNSHTTNVVGTIGYIAPELTRTGKASTGTDVYAYGVLLLEVASGRPPIIYEPGKGALVLADWVIECLQLGNITDAVDHRLNSVYVDKEVQMVLRLGLVCSHPRPEARPTMRQVMKYLNGDESLPVFEQQLSTIGSDRVDEITSKFLEVFSSDTINISRRSLSVGQISSTSLNGGR; encoded by the coding sequence ATGGACAATCCCTATTGCCTAGTTAATCTTGCATTGATCTTTTGCACTATTCTAGTAAAAGCTCAATCTTTTGATTTTGTTTACAATGGATTCAACAACTCAGATATCATTAGAGATGGAGTTGCAATTATCAATCCAAGTGGTGCACTTAAACTCACTAATAGATCATATAATGTTATAGGCCATGCTTTCCACCCCAATCCTGTACCAATTTTCAACTCCAGTACTAAAAATGTTTCTTCATTTAGTACGTACTTCGTCTTCGCCATTGTCCCTCTTAAGAAAACTTTTGGTGGCTTTGGCTTGGCTTTCACCTTATCTCCATCCCCAGGTTTTCCAGGTGCTGAGGGAGATCACTTTCTTGGAGTCCTCAACAAGACGAACAATGGCAAAGATACTAACCACATCTTTATGGTTGAATTTGACACTGTGGATGGTCATGATGAAGGTGTGGACACAGATGGAAATCACATTGGTATCAACACCAATAGCATGAAATCTATCGCGTCACAACCAGCCAATTACTATGTTAATGGTACTTCTAAAACAGAGGAGGTATATCTACAAACAGGAGAATCAATTCAGGCTTGGATTGATTATGATGGAGTGAACAAAGTGGTAAATGTAACTATATCTCCCATGGATGTTCTAAAGCCAATTACACCTCTGATCAGTAAGGTTGTAGATTTGTCTCCTGTGTTGAACGAAACTATGTATGCTGGTTTCTCAGCAGCCACGGGAGATAAAGCGAGCTCTCATTACATCTTGGGTTGGAGTTTTCGGTTGAATGGAGCTGCTGGTCCTTTAAATCTTGATAAGCTACCTGTTGCCCCACCTGAAGTGATAACATCTTCCAAGAATTCCCATCTCAAAAGGATCTTGATAGGAACATTTTGCTCCGCGGTTATCCTGCTCCTTGGGGCATCTTATATCTATAGAAGGATGAGGCAACATGAAGTTCTAGAGGACTGGGAACTGGATTGTCCTCACAGGTTCCGATATAGAGACCTTTACAAGGCAACCAGGGGATTCAAGGACAGTGGACTAATTGGAGTTGGAGGATTTGGTGCTGTTTACAAGGGTGTTTTGCCCACTAATGGAGCCGAGGTGGCAGTAAAGAAGATATCAAGCAATTCTCTTCAAGGAATGAGAGAATTTGCAGCGGAGATCGAAAGCTTAGGCAGGTTAAGGCACAAACACTTGATCAACCTTCAAGGCTGGTGCAAGAACAAGAATGATCTTCTCCTAGTGTATGACTTTGTCCCAAATGGAAGTCTTGATTCATTACTTTACAGACAGAAAAGGGACATTGTTCTAACATGGGATCAGAGATTTAACATCATCAAAGGGATTGCTGCAGGGCTTCTTTACTTGCATGAAGAATGGGACCAAGTGGTAATACATCGAGATGTGAAAAGCAGTAACGTCCTAATTGACGGTGAAATGAATGGTCGGTTAGGGGATTTTGGACTAGCGAGATTATACGACCATGGCAAGAATTCACACACAACAAATGTTGTTGGAACAATAGGGTACATAGCACCAGAATTGACACGGACAGGGAAGGCCTCAACGGGCACAGATGTGTATGCATATGGTGTACTACTTCTTGAAGTAGCCAGTGGAAGACCACCTATTATCTATGAACCAGGGAAAGGAGCTTTAGTACTAGCTGATTGGGTGATAGAATGTTTACAACTAGGTAATATTACTGATGCAGTTGATCATAGGTTAAACTCAGTCTATGTAGATAAAGAGGTTCAAATGGTTTTGAGACTTGGGCTTGTTTGTTCTCACCCAAGACCAGAAGCTAGGCCAACAATGAGACAAGTAATGAAGTACCTCAATGGAGATGAATCACTTCCAGTTTTTGAGCAGCAGTTGAGCACTATTGGATCTGATAGGGTTGATGAAATCACATCCAAGTTCTTGGAAGTGTTTTCTAGTGATACAATCAATATATCACGTCGTTCGCTATCCGTCGGACAGATATCATCTACTTCACTCAATGGTGGTAGATGA